DNA from Sinorhizobium arboris LMG 14919:
GCCACGGCAATAGCGGAAGCCACGCGAAGACCCGGTCCGATTCAGGCAGGTCGGGCGGTGAACGCGCGGGCACGCCGCGTTTCCTCCAGGATTTTTTCAAGCACGGCAGGAAGTCCGAAAGGGCGGCCACCGGCAAGTCCGGTAAGGCAGTCAAAGCAGTCAAGGCCACCGAAACGGCTGTCCCCACGCCGAAGCCTAAGAATCCGCAGGCCGAAACGGCTAAGCTGAGCTCGCTCGGCCGGAACTATCACGCCTACCTGAACTCGAACGATCCGCGGATGGCGGCCATCTCCGCCTATGCGATCGCCTATGCCGAGTTCGAGGCCGAATTCGGCTCCGACGTCATCCCGACCGATCCGGCTCTCAGCGACGAAGCGCTGCGCGAGGCGATTGCAAGCTTCACGAATGGCGGCGAAGTGACGGACGCAACATTGGCGGACGTCAAGGAAACGCTTGGCGTCGGACCGTCCGTTGGAAAGATAGACGATATTCGTGAGCACCTTCTCGACACGACGCCCGACGAGGACATCGCGATCGAAGACTGACCGAAGAGGCGCGTCGCCGGATGGAACATCTGAGAAGATTCGACCGCGTCGTCGGCGCCGTGACCCAGGCGATGCGGGAGGGGCGGATAGGCTTTTCCCTGCAGCAGGTCAATGCGGTCGACGATACCGGCGAGGTGCTCTATTCGGAATGCCTCGGCAGGCTCGTGGAGCGTGACGGAGCGGTCAGGACGAGCGAGGAATTCATTGCTTTTCTCGAAGGGTCGGGACGTGTTGCGTCATTCGATCGATACATGGTCGGTCTCGCATTCGAGTGGCTCGACTGCAATCCGTCAGGCGTACTGGGTTGCGATATCTCGGCCGCTAACATTCTCGACGAGAGCACTTGGTCGGAACTTTACGATCTGCTTTCGCGAAACCGGGAAATGGCTTCTCGCCTGGTTCTCGAAATAACGGAGTGCCTGCCGCTGGCGACTCTGCCGATGGCGGCGGAGTTCATCGACGGCGCACGATCACTGGGCTACAGAATCGCCTTGGACAGTTTCGGAACGGGTCACTCGACGCCGGAATCGCTGTTGTCCGTTCCCGTCGACATCGTGAAACTGGACGCATTCTTCATCGGCCGCGGCCAGGATCGGGGCAGGGGGTTCCTCCACCATTTGGTGGGGCTCGCTTCCTGCGTTGCGCCGACGGTGATCATCGAGGGCATCGAGACCTACGGACAGCTCGAAGCGGTCAAAAAGGCCGGCGCAACGCATGTGCAGGGCCTTCTTCTGTCCGAGCCGACGCTGCACCCCGTCTATTGCGGCCAGCCGGCGCCGCCGCCGGCCGCCATCCTCAGAACGCCGGGATGCCGGCAGTTGCATTCCTGAAGCGCGGGCGCACGCATTCGAATTCCTGCCCCGCGCTTGACGGCCCTTCAGGTCGGCGTTTGGAGAAACGCTTCCGCGCTGCGATTGCAGTTGTCAAACATGTGATCGACCGTGAGTTTAGTAAACGACGCGAGTCGGCTAATCGTCTCCGGGTGACCTCGGATTCTCTCTTCGTACCTGCTTGAGATGTTTAGCAAAATCCAATTACAAAGACGCACGCTTCTTCTGGGAGCGATCTCCGCAACCGCAGCAGTCGCTGGGTGCTCGACCTCTGCTCCGCGGGTGGAGCGCGTTCCCGCGCCGCGCCTGGTGAGCCGCCCGATGGGGCTGGCAAGCGATGCCGAACTGGAAGCCAGATATGCCGCCGTCGAAGATGGTGGACATTTAATTCCGGCGATCCCCTACAGGCAGATGGATCCGAAATACTTTCGTCAGCGGGTACCCGATCCGACCGGAGAACCGGCCGGAACGGTGGTCGTCGACACGCCCGGGCGGTTCCTGTACCTGATCGAACCCGGGGGGACGGCGATGCGCTACGGCGTCGGGATCGGCCGCGAGGGCTTCGCCTGGCAGGGCGAAGGGATCATACACTGGCGCCAGCCCTGGCCGCGCTGGAAACCGCCGGCCGAGATGATCGCGCGCAAGCCGGAGCTTGAAAAATATTCCGTTGCGAACGGCGGCATGGCCCCCGGCATCGACAATCCCCTGGGTGCCCGCGCGCTTTACATCTTCCAGAACGGGCAGGACACGCTCTACCGTCTGCACGGTACCCCCGAATGGGACTCGATCGGCAAGGCGGTCTCGTCTGGATGTGTTCGCCTGGTGAACCAGGACGTCATCGATCTTTACAAGCGTGTACCCTATCATGCGCCGATCGTCGTCTATCAGAAGCCGCTGCCTGCGCAGGCTCAGGTTTAAGACCGTCTGAAACTGCCGCCGATCAGCCGGCTCCAATGTTCCCCCGCAAGGCCGTTGATGAAACCCTGTGCGTGACGAAAGGCGTCGACGAGTTCTTCCTCGCGGGAGTGGACGACGGTCGAAGCAGCATGGATGAAGCCGATGCGGCGGCCCATCATGGCCTCCAGCAGCGCCGGTTGGGTTCGGCCGCGAACCGCCGCGGCGCCGCGGGCGGCCGCGTGCTCAATCAGGCAGTCGAGGATCGGCCCGGCCTGCCCCGGCAGGGCGAGAAGCTGGAGCACGCGGGCCGTTCCGCCGGGCTGCAGGTGGTAGAAAAAAGCTCCCACGGGCGCACCGCTTCGCGTTCTCACGGCCGCCAATACCGGTTCACCGAAGTCCGGCTTCTTCTCCGCGTCTTCGAGGATGTGATCGAGCTGTCCCTCTGCCCAGGCCGGCCGCACGGCAAATTGCCTGGTCAGCGGCGCGAAGAGCTCGGCAAAGCCATGCCGGTCGATGTCGGCGACCTCTAGCGACCCGCGTGTGGCGGCGGCCTCGGGTACGCCCGACCAGCGCAGCTCGCCGCGTCGCAACCTGCCGCGATGACGGCGGTCGAAGGCATGAGCCAGCGGCCGCAGTGCCCGGGCGGGGCCGAACCGGCTCGCGACGAGATCGAGGCCGAAGGATGCAGGCCTGATGACGCGCATCCAGTCCAGGCTGTATTGCGGCAGCACGACGCCACGCAGCTTCGTCCACATCTGCGTCGAAACTTCGCTCGCCGTTTCGCTGAAGGAAAGGTCCTGCGGTCCGGCAAGGAACGCTTTCAGCAGCCGCGCGCCGGCCATCGGATCGCTTTCGCGGCCGTCGACCATCAGCGAGCCGCAGATGGCGGCGCGCAATGGCCTGCCGCGATACGTCATTGCCAGAGTGTTTGCTCCGACGAAGCCGGAGATGCGGCCGTCATCGCTTCTATACACGAGCGGGCGGATTTCCAGGTCGTTACCCGGGGCATCGATATAGAGTTGCCGAAGATATTCGACGAACGCAGGCGGCGGCTCCTCCGTGCTGTTGCGGAAGACCTTCTGGAAGAGTCGCGCGACAGCCGGGATATCCTCGGCTGCGAGCGAACGGATGTCGCTCATCTGTCTGCCCCGTCAGCCGCAGCGTTTGCCGCTGCACCTCCCAGCCTGCGCGCGCATGCGACGCGCGGCCTGCCGGACGAATCCTCCGCGAATGTCACTGCCTCATAGGCCTTCGTTCGGGCGAGAAGGGCCGCGGCCTGGCGATCCTGTCCCTCACCGAACTCGAAGAGAAGCCAGCCGCCCGGTTTGAGGAAGGCGACGGCCTCGCGGATCAGCCGCTGATGGATGGATATGCCGTAGGGACCGCCGTCGAACGCCTCCCGCGGTTCGCTCGCGAGAAGGTGCGCGCTGTCGCCTTCGAGGCGGGATGTCGAAATATAGGGCGGGTTGCAGACGATCATGTCGACGGCGCCCGCGAGGCCTTCTCGCGCAAGGGCGGCGAAGAGGTCGCCCTGCCGGATGACGACCCGGTCGCCAAGCGAGAGGCGCTCGACATTGCGTCGCGCGAGCGCGACCGTGCTGTCGGTCAGGTCGGCGCCCCAGATACGCGCAAGCGATATCTCTGCGGCGATCCCCAGAGCGAGATTGCCGGAGCCGCAGCACATGTCGATCACTGCCGCCGGTCCGGTGCGCTCGCGCAGGATCGCTGCCGCGCTCCGGCCGAGGAGTTCCGTTTCTTCCCGCGGCACGAGCACGTCCGGTGCCAGTTCCAGCTCGATGCCCATGAATCGCACAAGCCGTGGCGCGCGACCTCCGGTCTGGCCGTCAATATGATTGTCGCCCTGCAGCACGAATGCTCCTTCGGTTGTCGGACTGGATGTCGATCCGGCTCACACTATCGCATGCAGGTAAACGGAAGCTGAAATACAAGTGCCTGACCGGACGGCAGAGCTGCAGGCGTACGTTAACCGGCCAATCATTTCTGCGTGCTAGCTTTCGCGGCGATCGGCGAGGGCGTCGGTGCAGATACGCAGCCCTGCGCCACCCCAAAGTCGAATTGTCAAGGCAGATCGGATGGCCCCGGAAGGTGTGACGGAACAGCGCGGATACAGACCATTCCTGCCGATGGTCATGTCCTATCTCGCTTCCGGCGGCAGTCTGGTTCTCGGTTCGGCGGCGCAGCTCCTTACCTTTGCCATCCTCGCACGCTGGCTCGGCGTCCACGAGTTCAGCGTTTTCGTCGCGATCACCGCAGTCGCCAACATCGCCGTCCATCTCTGCGGGCTCGGGGCGATGGAATGCCTGGTGCGTCGGGTCGCACGCGACCGCGCGATCTATCCGCAGATGCTCGGACACAATGTCATTTTCACGGTGGCGAGCGGGGCGGCGCTGGTCCTCCTGGGGGCGGCAGTCCTGCCGTTCTTCTTTACGCTTTCGCCGGACCCGGTGACGAACGCCGCCGTTATTACGCTGATGCTCGTCACCAATATCCTGCTGGTCCGGGTGATCGTTCTGACGGAGCAGATCTTCATCGCCCATACGGATTTTGCCTCGGCGAACAAGGTCGTCGTCGGCTTTGCGGCGGCGCGAACGGTCGCGGCGGCACTCGCCTGCATCGCCTTCGGCGTCACAAGCGTCGCCTCCTGGGCGGTGTGGCAGTTTCTCTGCCATGTCCTCGTTGCGCTCCTCTGCATGCGGGCAATCCGGGGACTTGGTGCGCCGCGCTACAGCATCGTACGGGAGGAAATTCCGCAGGGCCTTTATTTCAGCATTCCCTTCATTCTGCGTGCACTGCGTCAGAATGCCGACCTGCTTGTCTTGAGCCTCGTCACCACCGCCGAAATCGTCGCCAGCTACAGTGTCGCACGCCGCATGCTGGAGAGCAGCTACCTTTCGGTGGAAGCGCTAAACCGGCTTATCTATCCCGGCTCCGCAAGAGCTGCGGCGGCGGGGCTTCACCACGCGCTGCAGCGGGTGCGCAGGGTGCTCGCAGCCGCCACCCTCATCAGTCTCGGCGCGGCCACTGCCGTCTTCGTCCTGGCGCCGCTTCTGCCCTATCTCTTCGGCAACGAATATCT
Protein-coding regions in this window:
- a CDS encoding EAL domain-containing protein; its protein translation is MEHLRRFDRVVGAVTQAMREGRIGFSLQQVNAVDDTGEVLYSECLGRLVERDGAVRTSEEFIAFLEGSGRVASFDRYMVGLAFEWLDCNPSGVLGCDISAANILDESTWSELYDLLSRNREMASRLVLEITECLPLATLPMAAEFIDGARSLGYRIALDSFGTGHSTPESLLSVPVDIVKLDAFFIGRGQDRGRGFLHHLVGLASCVAPTVIIEGIETYGQLEAVKKAGATHVQGLLLSEPTLHPVYCGQPAPPPAAILRTPGCRQLHS
- a CDS encoding L,D-transpeptidase, whose translation is MFSKIQLQRRTLLLGAISATAAVAGCSTSAPRVERVPAPRLVSRPMGLASDAELEARYAAVEDGGHLIPAIPYRQMDPKYFRQRVPDPTGEPAGTVVVDTPGRFLYLIEPGGTAMRYGVGIGREGFAWQGEGIIHWRQPWPRWKPPAEMIARKPELEKYSVANGGMAPGIDNPLGARALYIFQNGQDTLYRLHGTPEWDSIGKAVSSGCVRLVNQDVIDLYKRVPYHAPIVVYQKPLPAQAQV
- a CDS encoding GNAT family N-acetyltransferase; this encodes MSDIRSLAAEDIPAVARLFQKVFRNSTEEPPPAFVEYLRQLYIDAPGNDLEIRPLVYRSDDGRISGFVGANTLAMTYRGRPLRAAICGSLMVDGRESDPMAGARLLKAFLAGPQDLSFSETASEVSTQMWTKLRGVVLPQYSLDWMRVIRPASFGLDLVASRFGPARALRPLAHAFDRRHRGRLRRGELRWSGVPEAAATRGSLEVADIDRHGFAELFAPLTRQFAVRPAWAEGQLDHILEDAEKKPDFGEPVLAAVRTRSGAPVGAFFYHLQPGGTARVLQLLALPGQAGPILDCLIEHAAARGAAAVRGRTQPALLEAMMGRRIGFIHAASTVVHSREEELVDAFRHAQGFINGLAGEHWSRLIGGSFRRS
- a CDS encoding N5-glutamine methyltransferase family protein, which translates into the protein MLQGDNHIDGQTGGRAPRLVRFMGIELELAPDVLVPREETELLGRSAAAILRERTGPAAVIDMCCGSGNLALGIAAEISLARIWGADLTDSTVALARRNVERLSLGDRVVIRQGDLFAALAREGLAGAVDMIVCNPPYISTSRLEGDSAHLLASEPREAFDGGPYGISIHQRLIREAVAFLKPGGWLLFEFGEGQDRQAAALLARTKAYEAVTFAEDSSGRPRVACARRLGGAAANAAADGADR
- a CDS encoding lipopolysaccharide biosynthesis protein, which gives rise to MAPEGVTEQRGYRPFLPMVMSYLASGGSLVLGSAAQLLTFAILARWLGVHEFSVFVAITAVANIAVHLCGLGAMECLVRRVARDRAIYPQMLGHNVIFTVASGAALVLLGAAVLPFFFTLSPDPVTNAAVITLMLVTNILLVRVIVLTEQIFIAHTDFASANKVVVGFAAARTVAAALACIAFGVTSVASWAVWQFLCHVLVALLCMRAIRGLGAPRYSIVREEIPQGLYFSIPFILRALRQNADLLVLSLVTTAEIVASYSVARRMLESSYLSVEALNRLIYPGSARAAAAGLHHALQRVRRVLAAATLISLGAATAVFVLAPLLPYLFGNEYLSLVGFVRILCWVVVPLAMWSVAVEALGASGYHAARATVMGFGSVAGAGLAAWASWYAPPTGTFVSFYVIEIAMVAASWGVFLHFVRRDRVQAALTFGASGA